The Fusarium oxysporum Fo47 chromosome II, complete sequence genome includes a region encoding these proteins:
- a CDS encoding nucleotide-diphospho-sugar transferase has product MTLFPWPTALPSKEHIPSRVLPSLLLIVPLIASLTCVWLLVNDIWTQVFCTLFTLRYLRLFGHVFGSWIYRPSPLKQDPSFSRSDVTVILPTIDPRGPDFRECVESILENNPACILVVTVGALLREECQTVLRKLSVDAPHTQILVSALPEPSKRRQITHAMPSVTSAITIFADDHVFWPRNFIPSILAPFENQSVGMVVTKKRVRRTTPGVLTWPSIVNFVACNYLQRHNWELRSSNAIDGGVFVISGRTAVYRTEFLNNTDLLQRFCHEKFCFGALGGEGLGPDDDNFLTREGMKKKWLVKFQDTEDATIETTLGEWPKFKDQLLRWARTTFRSNPVMLRDPAFISRYTWSCFMVYWAGLVNFAIVWDALLITTFVLAEKSGDAELVIFLIFMFWTKVIKIIPHFLQYPSDFPLVICQIAFGFSSDSIARQVGTHSGIELGRGHKIQCLRLMLN; this is encoded by the exons ATGACGCTCTTTCCTTGGCCAACTGCTCTGCCTTCGAAGGAACACATTCCCTCTCGAGTACTTCCATCTCTTTTACTGATCGTTCCACTGATTGCAAGTTTGACTTGTGTTTGGCTTCTCGTCAATGATATCTGGACACAGGTGTTCTGTACGCTCTTCACACTGAGATATCTCCGTTTATTCGGACATGTTTTTGGATCGTGGATTTATCGCCCTTCACCACTTAAACAGGATCCTTCGTTTTCGAGGAGTGATGTAACTGTTATTCTTCCAACTATCGATCCTCGTGGTCCTGACTTCCGAGAGTGCGTGGAAAGTATCCTTGAAAACAACCCAGCGTGCATTCTGGTCGTCACGGTTGGTGCTCTTCTTCGAGAGGAATGTCAGACTGTTCTCAGAAAACTAAGCGTCGATGCTCCGCATACTCAGATTCTTGTCTCAGCGCTTCCTGAACCGAGTAAGAGGCGACAAATCACTCATGCAATGCCAAGCGTCACATCAGCTATTACTATCTTCGCAGATGACCATGTTTTCTGGCCAAGGAACTTTATCCCTTCTATTCTTGCGCCCTTTGAAAACCAGAGTGTCGGCATGGTGGTGACCAAAAAACGAGTTCGGCGAACAACACCTGGAGTCTTGACATGGCCTTCCATTGTTAACTTCGTCGCGTGCAATTACCTCCAGCGTCATAACTGGGAACTCCGTTCATCTAATGCTATCGACGGTGGAGTATTCGTTATCTCGGGCAGGACGGCAGTTTACCGCACAGAATTCCTCAACAACACTGACCTCCTTCAGCGTTTCTGCCATGAAAAGTTCTGCTTTGGGGCTCTGGGTGGTGAGGGGCTGGGCCCTGATGATGATAACTTTTTGACGAGAGAAggtatgaagaagaagtggcTTGTCAAGTTTCAGGATACAGAGGATGCGACCATTGAGACGACGCTCGGTGAGTGGCCCAAGTTTAAGGATCAGCTACTTCGCTGGGCACGCACGACTTTTCGCAGCAATCCAGTCATGCTTCGTGATCCGGCTTTTATCTCTCGTTACACATGGAGTTGCTTCATGGTGTACTGGGCCGGCCTTGTCAACTTTGCCATAGTATGGGATGCGCTGCTTATCACGACCTTTGTGCTCGCTGAAAAGTCCGGCGACGCTGAATTGGtaatcttcttgatctttaTGTTCTGGACAaaggtcatcaagatcatccCGCACTTTCTTCAGTATCCTTCTGATTTTCCACTCGTTATTTGTCAGATTGCGTTTGG ATTTAGTAGTGACAGCATTGCGAGACAAGTTGGGACGCATTCTGGTATCGAGCTTGGTAGGGGACATAAAATACAATGCCTGAGATTGATGCTAAACTGA
- a CDS encoding Alpha/Beta hydrolase protein translates to MSTNSEKPVIAIVQGAWHRASHYQNLVQSLTNKGFTVLQPDNVTAGKAEDIKGKTHLDDVEAIRKSLQPALDEGKRIVLVCHSYGGIPGSAAVEGYQVHEQEAKGLSGGVSHVVYIAAFALPVKGLSLLTAAGGQHGPFLDRTEEVCYLNDKAQNAFYNDCIPEVAENAIGECVNHSTASLETPADFVATDITVPKTYVVCEIDNTVPVQGQLAMVGAMGDAVNVEKIEAGHCPFLNEKTLPKVVEIIEKAAQ, encoded by the exons ATGTCTACAAACTCGGAAAAGCCTGTCATCGCCATCGTCCAAGGCGCATGGCATCGCGCAAGCCATTACCAAAACCTCGTGCAGTCGCTTACCAACAAGGGCTTCACAGTTCTCCAACCTGACAACGTCACAGCTGGCAAAGCTGAAGACATCAAGGGCAAAACTCACTTGGACGACGTcgaagctattcgcaagtCTCTTCAGCCGGCCCTTGACGAAGGCAAGCGGATCGTCTTGGTCTGCCATAGCTACGGAGGCATCCCAGGCTCCGCCGCCGTTGAAGGCTACCAGGTTCACGAACAAGAGGCCAAGGGATTGTCTGGCGGTGTTTCGCATGTTGTCTATATCGCGGCGTTTGCTCTTCCTGTGAAGGGCCTTTCACTTCTGACTGCTGCCGGAGGCCAGCATGGTCCCTTTCTCGATAGGACA GAAGAGGTTTGCTACCTAAACGACAAAGCACAAAACGCCTTCTACAACGATTGCATCCCCGAGGTAGCAGAGAACGCAATCGGCGAATGTGTCAATCACAGCACCGCATCTCTCGAAACACCAGCCGACTTTGTCGCGACGGATATCACTGTGCCTAAGACGTATGTtgtctgtgagattgataaCACGGTTCCTGTGCAGGGACAGTTGGCTATGGTTGGTGCTATGGGAGATGCTGTCAATGTGGAGAAGATAGAGGCTGGGCATTGTCCATTTTTGAATGAGAAGACTCTGCCTAAGGTTGTGGAGATTATTGAGAAGGCTGCGCAGTAA
- a CDS encoding cytochrome P450 has product MTIANLLVSLNNQVHENKGQSLLVTLLIGPLIYIFINELIRHNARISNLKGPSGLPLIGNIWDIHINAAEKYRAWAKKYGPVYQIQLGNIPIVVVNSAAAARSIFGANAQALSSRPEFYTFHKVLSDTAGTTIGTSPYSDSLKRRRKGAASALNRPSVATYVDHLDVETRDFVKELFEYGKGGSIPVDPMPMIQRLSLSLALTLNWGIRLKSQKDDLFSEITHVEEEISRFRSTTGNLQDYIPLLRLNPFNLHSTKAREMRNRRDKYLTALNNGLDERIANGTYKPCIQANVIMDKEAKLNKDELTSISLTMLSGGLDTVTTQVAWFVAYLSQHPEIQEKAVSEIRKFYSEKQPMCDEQDDQKCEYIVALVKESLRYYTVLRLALPRASIRDIVYEGVTIPKGTVVFLNAWACNMDDQVWSDPEVFRPERWFEQPDAPLFTYGVGYRMCAGSLLANRELYLVYMRLLNSLKIEKSDEVDCHPITGSLDPTSLVALPRRYKAIFKPRNPEALQKALAVEN; this is encoded by the exons atgacgaTCGCTAATCTCCTTGTTTCACTGAATAACCAAGTGCACGAGAACAAGGGTCAGTCCCTCCTCGTGACACTCCTGATTGGGCCATTGAtctacatcttcatcaacgaACTCATTCGTCACAATGCGAGGATCAGCAATCTGAAAGGCCCTTCTGGGTTACCGCTAATTGGCAATATTTGGGACATTCACATCAACGCCGCTGAGAAGTACCGCGCTTGGGCGAAGAAGTACGGACCCGTTTATCAGATCCAGCTGGGAAATATTCCTATCGTTGTCGTCAATTCTGCTGCGGCGGCGAGGAGTATTTTTGGCGCGAATGCACAGGCTTTGAGCTCGAGACCTGAGTTTTACACATTTCACAAG GTCCTCTCTGATACTGCTGGTACTACAATCGGTACATCACCCTACAGCGACTCCCTCAAGCGTCGCCGCAAGGGCGCTGCCTCTGCTCTCAACCGCCCATCAGTCGCCACATACGTCGATCATCTCGATGTCGAAACCCGCGACTTTGTCAAGGAGCTTTTCGAGTATGGCAAAGGCGGCAGTATCCCCGTTGACCCTATGCCCATGATTCAAcgcctttctctttctctcgCACTTACTCTCAACTGGGGCATTCGTCTCAAGAGTCAAAAAGACGATCTTTTCTCTGAAATCACCCACGTCGAGGAAGAAATCAGTCGTTTCCGCTCAACCACCGGCAATCTCCAAGATTACATCCCTCTTCTCCGTTTGAACCCTTTTAATCTGCACTCCACCAAGGCGCGAGAGATGCGCAACCGTCGGGATAAGTACCTCACTGCTCTGAACAATGGTCTCGACGAACGTATCGCAAACGGGACTTATAAGCCGTGTATCCAAGCCAACGTGATCATGGACAAGGAAGCCAAGCTGAACAAGGACGAACTCACCTCTATCAGTCTCACCATGCTTTCTGGCGGTCTTGACACGGTTACTACACAAGTTGCCTGGTTTGTTGCGTATCTAAGCCAACATCCTGAGATTCAGGAAAAGGCTGTCTCGGAGATTAGGAAGTTCTACAGTGAGAAGCAGCCCATGTGCGATGAGCAGGATGATCAGAAGTGCGAGTATATCGTTGCGCTTGTGAAGGAGTCGTTGAGGTATTATACTGTTCTGAGGCTGGCGCTGCCCAGGGCTTCGATTAGGGATATCGTTTATGAAGGCGTTACCATCCCCAAGGGGACTGTTGTTTTCTTGAATGCTTGGGCATGCAATATGG ATGATCAAGTCTGGTCTGATCCCGAGGTCTTCCGTCCTGAGCGATGGTTCGAACAGCCCGATGCTCCTCTCTTCACATACGGAGTCGGTTATCGCATGTGCGCTGGCTCTCTCCTTGCCAACCGAGAACTGTACCTTGTCTACATGAGACTTCTCAACAGTctcaagattgagaagtCTGACGAGGTGGATTGCCATCCTATCACTGGAAGCCTGGATCCTACAAGTCTTGTTGCTTTGCCTCGTCGATACAAGGCTATCTTTAAACCTAGAAACCCTGAGGCTTTACAAAAGGCTTTGGCGGTTGAGAACTAA
- a CDS encoding glutathione S-transferase: MPFTVHHLQVSQSERIPWLCEELGIDYDLKQYKRSPLLAPADFKALHPMGAAPVITDGSTTLAESCACIEYISHKYANGSLFLPPSHPAYADFLYWWHYVDGTLQTALGRIMLIRSAKLSDDNPVVQFGKVKSRQALKLLDERVKNNEWLAGEEFTAADIMVMFPLTTMRYFSPYSLEEYPNILKYLERIAGREGFKKTMEKIDNSMELSMGASPPQSPFKL, encoded by the coding sequence ATGCCTTTTACagttcatcatctccaagtctCCCAGTCAGAGCGCATACCCTGGCTCTGCGAAGAACTCGGCATTGACTATGATCTCAAACAATACAAACGCTCTCCCCTCCTCGCACCCGCCGACTTCAAGGCCCTTCACCCCATGGGCGCCGCCCCCGTCATAACAGACGGCTCAACAACCCTCGCCGAAAGCTGCGCATGCATCGAATACATCAGCCACAAATACGCCAACGGCTCCCTCTTCCTGCCCCCAAGCCACCCAGCATATGCTGATTTTCTGTACTGGTGGCACTACGTCGACGGAACTCTTCAAACAGCATTAGGTCGAATCATGTTGATCCGTTCTGCTAAGCTCAGCGATGATAATCCTGTCGTGCAGTTTGGAAAAGTCAAGTCGAGACAGGCGCTGAAGTTGTTGGATGAGCGTGTTAAGAATAATGAGTGGCTTGCAGGAGAGGAGTTTACGGCTGCTGATATCATGGTCATGTTTCCGCTTACGACGATGAGATACTTTTCGCCGTATAGTCTGGAGGAGTATCCTAATATTTTGAAGTATCTTGAGAGGATTGCGGGGAGGGAGGGCTTCAAGAAGACGATGGAAAAGATCGATAACAGTATGGAGCTATCTATGGGTGCGAGCCCGCCTCAGAGTCCTTTCAAGCTGTAA
- a CDS encoding glycosyl hydrolase translates to MTLFSVLAFAALASAKWIVPGARWYDTDGNLFNAHAGGLCVDRESGKFYWFGEHKTEEQEEGGGISVYSSDDLATWESHGLALKPEEGHEFVSPESIIQRPKVLYSEETGKYHMWWHADDRNYSLLLQGLATSDNIAGPYKFQHAVSPLGNWSQDFGAFTDYKTGKSYALYSNGDKVQGRDVYVSEFNKNLTDVEKVTFRFNKYDFEAPTIIQTEKSYWTFMSHKTGYRPNNVVAMRADKLEGPWSQPFFVAPAYTRTFSTQSGFSWRIKGTKKTTYLYMADQWDLPSIWESRNVWLPIEIDEENKSVKVVWHDVYDLNVKTGEWKPIKGKTYPSKNAKFAGDAHLQEATFGTDHVIATGIYGNDSTATFTVEGQGADQWVSFYHQNIDDMGFGDQPMGQPDRINGTWAIRRISSVVVNGDKDKVHTLWQKDTHKGIILSAPLLLPLKKGKNTITVGGLNNGKDVKGADLDRIVVYPPEKKKGKRSVLGIF, encoded by the exons ATGACTCTCTTCTCTGTTCTTGCATTCGCTGCGCTAGCGAGTGCAAAGTGGATTGTCCCCGGTGCACGATGGTACGATACCGATGGAAACCTGTTCAACGCTCATGCTGGCGGTCTTTGTGTTGACAGGGAGAGCGGCAAGTTCTATTGGTTTGGTGAACATAAAACTGAAGAGCAGGAAGAAGGCGGCGGTATCTCGGTCTACAGCTCTGATGACCTCGCTACGTGGGAGTCTCACGGTTTGGCCCTGA AGCCTGAGGAAGGTCACGAGTTTGTTTCGCCAGAGAGTATTATCCAACGACCCAAGGTGCTCTACAGCGAAGAAACAGGAAAATACCAC ATGTGGTGGCACGCCGACGACCGCAACTACAGCCTTTTGCTCCAAGGCCTCGCAACATCCGACAACATCGCCGGCCCCTACAAATTCCAGCACGCCGTCTCCCCCCTCGGTAACTGGTCTCAAGACTTCGGCGCCTTCACCGACTACAAGACCGGAAAGTCGTATGCTCTCTACTCCAACGGCGATAAAGTCCAGGGTCGAGATGTCTACGTCAGCGAGTTTAACAAGAACCTCACGGATGTGGAAAAGGTCACATTTCGGTTTAATAAATATGACTTTGAGGCGCCGACTATTATTCAGACGGAGAAGAGCTACTGGACTTTTATGAGTCACAAGACGGGATATCGACCTAATA ATGTTGTGGCTATGAGGGCTGATAAACTCGAGGGCCCCTGGTCGCAGCCTTTCTTTGTCGCGCCGGCTTATACGAGAACGTTTAGTACGCAGAGTGGCTTCTCGTGGAGGATCAAGGGCACCAAGAAGACGACCTATCTCTACATGGCTGACCAG TGGGATCTGCCGTCGATTTGGGAGAGTCGCAACGTCTGGCTTCCTATCGAGATTGACGAGGAGAACAAGAGTGTCAAGGTCGTTTGGCACGATGTTTACGACTTGAATGT CAAAACTGGTGAATGGAAGCCTATCAAGGGCAAGACTTACCCCTCCAAGAACGCCAAGTTTGCTGGGGACGCTCACCTCCAAGAAGCT ACCTTTGGAACAGACCATGTCATCGCAACTGGCATCTACGGCAACGACAGCACCGCAACATTCACAGTCGAAGGTCAAGGCGCTGACCAATGGGTATCTTTTTACCACCAAA ATATTGATGACATGGGCTTTGGCGACCAGCCAATGGGTCAACCTGATCGCATCAACGGTACCTGGGCAATCCGACGAATCAGCAGTGTGGTCGTCAACGGCGATAAGGACAAGGTGCACACTCTATGGCAGAAGGATACTCACAAGGGAATTATTCTATCAGCTCCCTTGTTGCTACCCCTtaagaagggcaagaacaCTATTACTGTCGGCGGATTGAATAACGGGAAGGATGTCAAGGGTGCGGATCTGGATAGAATTGTGGTTTATCCccctgagaagaagaagggaaagaggAGCGTCTTGGGCATCTTTTAG